Proteins from a single region of Neodiprion virginianus isolate iyNeoVirg1 chromosome 4, iyNeoVirg1.1, whole genome shotgun sequence:
- the LOC124303522 gene encoding uncharacterized protein LOC124303522, producing the protein MKTVPALFLVLVAVASATKTHQKRSTTYSATLNDYVDEVVANVQAFVSESSLEPLSIPNVTESFSVKPLLITYSGRLSLYDGEMTGLSSVKRYGDVNLGYDGETLSFDANMGVDVATVAYTYYAKLLGSLKESGTAKVTARKIDTTVGFSANLKNYTFALDTVAINSIGRTTARLSGNVLTDWMANAVINIVIAAVKSTAITQVNSEINSVLTNVVDEANTYVTSLLS; encoded by the exons ATGAAGACTGTTCCGGCACTGTTCCTCGTCCTCGTAGCGGTGGCTTCTGCGACCAAAACGCACCA AAAACGCTCCACCACCTATTCGGCTACCCTGAACGACTATGTCGACGAAGTGGTAGCAAATGTGCAGGCCTTTGTCAGTGAAAGTAGTCTTGAGCCGCTGTCAATTCCGAACGTCACGGAATCCTTCTCCGTG AAACCACTATTGATCACCTATAGTGGACGTCTTTCGCTGTACGACGGAGAGATGACTGGTTTGTCATCAGTGAAACGTTACGGCGACGTGAATCTTGGATACGATGGAGAAACTCTAAGTTTCGATGCTAACATGGGAGTCGACGTAGCAACG GTCGCTTACACGTATTACGCGAAACTTTTGGGCAGTCTGAAAGAGAGTGGAACCGCAAAGGTAACCGCCAGGAAGATCGACACCACCGTAGGCTTCAGCGCGAACTTGAAGAATTACACATTCGCCTTGGATACTGTCGCGATCAACAGCATCGG ACGAACCACTGCCCGGCTTAGTGGCAACGTGCTGACTGACTGGATGGCCAATGCGGTTATTAATATCGTCATAGCAGCCGTCAAGAGCACCGCCATCACCCAGGTCAACAGCGAGATTAATTCGGTATTGACGAACGTCGTCGACGAAGCAAACACCTACGTGACTTCACTGCTTTCTTAG
- the LOC124303517 gene encoding UDP-glucuronic acid decarboxylase 1 isoform X1 — MFLTQRKMKQAAFFIVCVLLVIGFYKGWAKTEEEQSFNDKRLRQIKQNEDSLNEIEPEAIEKMMEMDNDVPYIEINDLQEANTRIRELEDKLHRIEAKIESRVPKNFPTVKFLNYKNRKRILVTGGAGFVGSHLVDRLMLAGHEVIVADNFFTGRKRNVEHWVGHENFELVHHDIVRPLYLEVDEIYHLASPASPPHYMHNPVKTIKTNTVGTINMLGLAKRVGARVLIASTSEVYGDPDEHPQSETYWGHVNPIGPRACYDEGKRVAETLSYAYMRQEGVSVRVARIFNTFGPRMHMNDGRVVSNFILQALQNDSITIYGNGKQTRSFQYVSDLVDGLVALMGSNYTLPVNIGNPIEHTIEEFASMIKELVGGTSKIVELAAVEDDPQRRKPDISRAKKYLDWEPKVPLSEGLEQTVAYFRKELQRTKHSQKDEFETKTKASLKNDHDIIEQL, encoded by the exons ATGTTCCTCACGCAGCGCAAGATGAAACAAGCCGCGTTTTTCATCGTATGCGTTCTATTGG TTATAGGCTTTTACAAAGGCTGGGCAAAGACTGAGGAAGAACAATCTTTCAATGATAAACGGCTCCGCCAAATCAAGCAAAACGAGGACAGTTTGAACGAGATTGAACCTGAAGCCATTGAAAAGATGATGGAGATGGATAATGACGTTCCTTACATTGAGATAAATGATCTTCAAGAAGCAAATACTAGGATTCGTGAACTTGAGGATAAACTCCATCGGATCGAAGCAAAAATCGAAAGCCGAGTACCTAAAAATTTCCCGActgttaaatttttgaattacaaGAATCGAAAGCGAATTCTAGTCACTGGAGGGGCTGGTTTCGTTGGCTCGCATCTCGTTGATCGCCTAATGCTTGCCGGGCACGAAGTCATTGTCgcagataattttttcacgggTAGAAAACGAAACGTCGAGCACTGGGTGGGCcacgaaaattttgaactgGTTCATCATGATATTGTTAGACCTCTTTACTTAGAGGTGGACGAAATTTATCACTTAGCTAGTCCTGCAAGTCCACCGCATTATATGCATAATCCAGTAAAGACAATTAAGACTAACACCGTTGGGACTATTAATATGTtag GACTGGCGAAAAGAGTTGGTGCTAGGGTCCTTATTGCTAGTACATCAGAGGTTTATGGCGATCCTGACGAACATCCTCAGTCTGAAACATATTGGGGCCATGTTAATCCTATTG GACCCAGAGCCTGTTATGACGAGGGTAAGCGGGTAGCCGAAACGTTGAGCTACGCCTACATGAGACAGGAAGGAGTGTCAGTCCGCGTAGCTCGCATTTTCAACACCTTTGGTCCAAGGATGCACATGAACGATGGCAGAGTTgtgtcaaatttcattttgcagGCCTTGCAAAATGATTCCATCACAATTTACGGAAACGGAAAACAAACACGCTCGTTTCAGTACGTCTCTGACTTGGTTGATGGACTGGTGGCCCTGATGGGATCGAATTACACTTTGCCAGTAAACATAGGAAATCCCATTGAACATACAATCGAAG AGTTCGCGTCAATGATAAAAGAACTGGTTGGAGGGACCAGTAAAATCGTGGAGCTTGCGGCAGTTGAGGACGATCCGCAGAGAAGAAAACCGGACATTTCAAGAGCGAAAAAGTATTTGGACTGGGAGCCAAAAGTTCCATTGTCCGAGGGTCTTGAACAGACGGTTGCGTATTTTAGGAAAGAATTACAGAGGACGAAACACTCACAGaaagatgaatttgaaacaaagaCAAAGGCGTCGTTGAAGAACGACCACGACATAATCGAacagttgtaa
- the LOC124303518 gene encoding uncharacterized protein LOC124303518 isoform X2 produces the protein MDVLEVQNPDLAQAIEWTKETIETMITRSFTNAAVRRSIWSNAPAKQHPLKDVFFTVKGDTHVIIFKNVKAKGSIGVYPIEDCFLTNNSYAIEYKPEKILIKTTYRDSEGEISGQLDRDELSDTLGAHLWMDLTSRLNHLLKMELDEVIVELSACDLLQGESDLVDAITEHSKAVNVVTNDIFDKILANANNRINELKVSTIPTPDIDASFTKKLAGVVTTGRFTARNGIFQNLATISRKGNVSIAVEDGNIVIFGTVGLAELKISYDHYEAKLMDVGPTGAIQTTVGRNEALFKFVLDKKDQDVKIRLADFKITNISDVEAHVTGLGGLNWLASKISSWMASTLRWKVAPVIEARVKENINKVLEDFNVSALLTK, from the exons ATGGACGTGCTCGAAG TACAAAATCCGGACCTCGCTCAGGCCATCGAATGGACCAAGGAGACTATCGAGACGATGATTACGAGG tCGTTTACGAATGCTGCTGTGCGACGATCAATATGGAGCAATGCCCCGGCTAAGCAGCACCCTCTCAAGGACGTATTCTTCACCGTTAAGGGAGACACACACGT aataattttcaaaaatgttaaGGCAAAAGGGTCAATCGGAGTTTATCCAATAGAGGACTGTTTCCTGACCAACAACAGCTACGCCATCGAGTATAAACCGGAGAAAATCCTCATAAAAACTACGTATCGCGATAGCGAGGGCGAGATAAGCGGTCAACTCGACAGGGATGAACTTT CTGATACCTTGGGTGCTCACTTGTGGATGGATCTCACCAGTCGCTTGAATCACTTGCTCAAAATGGAGCTCGATGAAGTTATCGTTGAATTATCTGCCTGCGATCTTCTCCAAGGCGAGTCTGATTTAGTCGATGCCATAAC GGAGCACAGCAAAGCGGTGAATGTGGTGACAAACGAcatattcgataaaattctcGCCAACGCGAATAACCGAATCAACGAACTCAAAGTCTCAACCATACCGACACCGGACATCGATGCTTCTTTTACAAAGAAATTAGCTGGAGTTGTGACGACGGGTCGTTTCACTGCGAGGAATGGCATCTTCCAGAATCTGGCCACGATATCCAGGAAGGGCAACGTCAGTATCGCAGTCGAGGATGGAAATATCGTTATATTTGGGACAGTCGGTCTGGCAGAGCTCAAG ATCTCTTACGACCATTACGAGGCGAAGTTGATGGACGTTGGACCGACAGGCGCTATACAGACAACCGTCGGTCGTAATGAGGCTCTCTTCAAGTTTGTCCTCGATAAAAAGGACCAGGACGTAAAGATCCGTTTGGCAGATTTCAAGATCACAAACATCAG cgACGTTGAAGCCCATGTAACGGGTCTGGGAGGTTTGAATTGGTTGGCGTCAAAGATTTCATCCTGGATGGCAAGCACCCTGCGTTGGAAAGTGGCACCGGTCATCGAGGCAAGGGTCAAAGAAAACATCAATAAAGTTCTGGAAGATTTCAACGTCAGTGCTTTACTCACCAAATGA
- the LOC124303518 gene encoding uncharacterized protein LOC124303518 isoform X1: MDVLEVQNPDLAQAIEWTKETIETMITRSFTNAAVRRSIWSNAPAKQHPLKDVFFTVKGDTHVELTNLKLLREPDFRFTSVTARFEFLFLAAEIDVGDLEVSGEFFVQNTALNAFLPLTTSGQISIIFKNVKAKGSIGVYPIEDCFLTNNSYAIEYKPEKILIKTTYRDSEGEISGQLDRDELSDTLGAHLWMDLTSRLNHLLKMELDEVIVELSACDLLQGESDLVDAITEHSKAVNVVTNDIFDKILANANNRINELKVSTIPTPDIDASFTKKLAGVVTTGRFTARNGIFQNLATISRKGNVSIAVEDGNIVIFGTVGLAELKISYDHYEAKLMDVGPTGAIQTTVGRNEALFKFVLDKKDQDVKIRLADFKITNISDVEAHVTGLGGLNWLASKISSWMASTLRWKVAPVIEARVKENINKVLEDFNVSALLTK; encoded by the exons ATGGACGTGCTCGAAG TACAAAATCCGGACCTCGCTCAGGCCATCGAATGGACCAAGGAGACTATCGAGACGATGATTACGAGG tCGTTTACGAATGCTGCTGTGCGACGATCAATATGGAGCAATGCCCCGGCTAAGCAGCACCCTCTCAAGGACGTATTCTTCACCGTTAAGGGAGACACACACGT AGAGTTGACGAACCTCAAACTTCTGCGTGAGCCGGATTTCCGGTTTACCAGCGTAACCGCCCGATTCGAGTTCCTCTTCTTGGCAGCTGAAATCGACGTCGGTGATTTGGAGGTGTCGGGAGAATTTTTCGTGCAAAACACTGCCCTTAACGCTTTTCTGCCTTTGACCACATCTGGTCAAATTTC aataattttcaaaaatgttaaGGCAAAAGGGTCAATCGGAGTTTATCCAATAGAGGACTGTTTCCTGACCAACAACAGCTACGCCATCGAGTATAAACCGGAGAAAATCCTCATAAAAACTACGTATCGCGATAGCGAGGGCGAGATAAGCGGTCAACTCGACAGGGATGAACTTT CTGATACCTTGGGTGCTCACTTGTGGATGGATCTCACCAGTCGCTTGAATCACTTGCTCAAAATGGAGCTCGATGAAGTTATCGTTGAATTATCTGCCTGCGATCTTCTCCAAGGCGAGTCTGATTTAGTCGATGCCATAAC GGAGCACAGCAAAGCGGTGAATGTGGTGACAAACGAcatattcgataaaattctcGCCAACGCGAATAACCGAATCAACGAACTCAAAGTCTCAACCATACCGACACCGGACATCGATGCTTCTTTTACAAAGAAATTAGCTGGAGTTGTGACGACGGGTCGTTTCACTGCGAGGAATGGCATCTTCCAGAATCTGGCCACGATATCCAGGAAGGGCAACGTCAGTATCGCAGTCGAGGATGGAAATATCGTTATATTTGGGACAGTCGGTCTGGCAGAGCTCAAG ATCTCTTACGACCATTACGAGGCGAAGTTGATGGACGTTGGACCGACAGGCGCTATACAGACAACCGTCGGTCGTAATGAGGCTCTCTTCAAGTTTGTCCTCGATAAAAAGGACCAGGACGTAAAGATCCGTTTGGCAGATTTCAAGATCACAAACATCAG cgACGTTGAAGCCCATGTAACGGGTCTGGGAGGTTTGAATTGGTTGGCGTCAAAGATTTCATCCTGGATGGCAAGCACCCTGCGTTGGAAAGTGGCACCGGTCATCGAGGCAAGGGTCAAAGAAAACATCAATAAAGTTCTGGAAGATTTCAACGTCAGTGCTTTACTCACCAAATGA
- the LOC124303521 gene encoding mite allergen Der p 7-like — translation MKTVPALFLVLVAVASATKTHQKRSTTYSANLNDYVDEVVETLQAYVSASSLEPLSIPNVTESFSVTHLLITLSGRLSLYDGEMTGLSSVKRYGDVNLGYDGETLSFDANMGVDVATAAYTYYAKLLGSLHETGTATVTFKKIDTTVGFSANVHNYTIAFDSFAVNSIGTSSAELSGNVLTDWIADAVADILLAVSKSSIISQINSEADSVLSSIVDEANAYVTSLLS, via the exons ATGAAGACTGTTCCGGCACTGTTCCTCGTCCTCGTAGCGGTGGCTTCTGCGACCAAAACGCACCA GAAACGATCCACCACCTATTCGGCTAATCTGAACGACTATGTCGACGAAGTGGTAGAAACTCTGCAGGCGTATGTCAGTGCAAGTAGTCTTGAGCCACTATCAATTCCGAACGTCACGGAATCCTTCTCCGTG acacACCTGTTGATCACCTTGAGCGGACGCCTTTCGCTGTACGACGGAGAGATGACTGGTTTGTCGTCAGTGAAACGTTACGGCGACGTAAATCTTGGATACGATGGAGAAACTCTAAGTTTCGATGCTAACATGGGCGTCGACGTAGCAACG GCCGCTTACACGTACTACGCGAAACTTTTGGGCAGTCTTCATGAGACTGGAACCGCAACGGTAACCTTCAAAAAGATCGACACCACCGTGGGCTTCAGCGCAAACGTGCACAATTACACAATCGCTTTCGATTCTTTTGCGGTCAACAGCATCGG AACATCCTCTGCCGAGCTGAGTGGCAACGTGCTGACTGACTGGATTGCCGACGCCGTTGCTGACATCCTCTTAGCAGTCTCCAAGAGCAGCATCATCAGCCAGATCAACAGCGAAGCTGATTCGGTATTGTCGTCCATCGTCGACGAAGCAAACGCCTACGTGACTTCACTGCTTTCCTAG
- the LOC124303517 gene encoding UDP-glucuronic acid decarboxylase 1 isoform X3, translating to MMEMDNDVPYIEINDLQEANTRIRELEDKLHRIEAKIESRVPKNFPTVKFLNYKNRKRILVTGGAGFVGSHLVDRLMLAGHEVIVADNFFTGRKRNVEHWVGHENFELVHHDIVRPLYLEVDEIYHLASPASPPHYMHNPVKTIKTNTVGTINMLGLAKRVGARVLIASTSEVYGDPDEHPQSETYWGHVNPIGPRACYDEGKRVAETLSYAYMRQEGVSVRVARIFNTFGPRMHMNDGRVVSNFILQALQNDSITIYGNGKQTRSFQYVSDLVDGLVALMGSNYTLPVNIGNPIEHTIEEFASMIKELVGGTSKIVELAAVEDDPQRRKPDISRAKKYLDWEPKVPLSEGLEQTVAYFRKELQRTKHSQKDEFETKTKASLKNDHDIIEQL from the exons ATGATGGAGATGGATAATGACGTTCCTTACATTGAGATAAATGATCTTCAAGAAGCAAATACTAGGATTCGTGAACTTGAGGATAAACTCCATCGGATCGAAGCAAAAATCGAAAGCCGAGTACCTAAAAATTTCCCGActgttaaatttttgaattacaaGAATCGAAAGCGAATTCTAGTCACTGGAGGGGCTGGTTTCGTTGGCTCGCATCTCGTTGATCGCCTAATGCTTGCCGGGCACGAAGTCATTGTCgcagataattttttcacgggTAGAAAACGAAACGTCGAGCACTGGGTGGGCcacgaaaattttgaactgGTTCATCATGATATTGTTAGACCTCTTTACTTAGAGGTGGACGAAATTTATCACTTAGCTAGTCCTGCAAGTCCACCGCATTATATGCATAATCCAGTAAAGACAATTAAGACTAACACCGTTGGGACTATTAATATGTtag GACTGGCGAAAAGAGTTGGTGCTAGGGTCCTTATTGCTAGTACATCAGAGGTTTATGGCGATCCTGACGAACATCCTCAGTCTGAAACATATTGGGGCCATGTTAATCCTATTG GACCCAGAGCCTGTTATGACGAGGGTAAGCGGGTAGCCGAAACGTTGAGCTACGCCTACATGAGACAGGAAGGAGTGTCAGTCCGCGTAGCTCGCATTTTCAACACCTTTGGTCCAAGGATGCACATGAACGATGGCAGAGTTgtgtcaaatttcattttgcagGCCTTGCAAAATGATTCCATCACAATTTACGGAAACGGAAAACAAACACGCTCGTTTCAGTACGTCTCTGACTTGGTTGATGGACTGGTGGCCCTGATGGGATCGAATTACACTTTGCCAGTAAACATAGGAAATCCCATTGAACATACAATCGAAG AGTTCGCGTCAATGATAAAAGAACTGGTTGGAGGGACCAGTAAAATCGTGGAGCTTGCGGCAGTTGAGGACGATCCGCAGAGAAGAAAACCGGACATTTCAAGAGCGAAAAAGTATTTGGACTGGGAGCCAAAAGTTCCATTGTCCGAGGGTCTTGAACAGACGGTTGCGTATTTTAGGAAAGAATTACAGAGGACGAAACACTCACAGaaagatgaatttgaaacaaagaCAAAGGCGTCGTTGAAGAACGACCACGACATAATCGAacagttgtaa
- the LOC124303517 gene encoding UDP-glucuronic acid decarboxylase 1 isoform X2 yields the protein MFLTQRKMKQAAFFIVCVLLGFYKGWAKTEEEQSFNDKRLRQIKQNEDSLNEIEPEAIEKMMEMDNDVPYIEINDLQEANTRIRELEDKLHRIEAKIESRVPKNFPTVKFLNYKNRKRILVTGGAGFVGSHLVDRLMLAGHEVIVADNFFTGRKRNVEHWVGHENFELVHHDIVRPLYLEVDEIYHLASPASPPHYMHNPVKTIKTNTVGTINMLGLAKRVGARVLIASTSEVYGDPDEHPQSETYWGHVNPIGPRACYDEGKRVAETLSYAYMRQEGVSVRVARIFNTFGPRMHMNDGRVVSNFILQALQNDSITIYGNGKQTRSFQYVSDLVDGLVALMGSNYTLPVNIGNPIEHTIEEFASMIKELVGGTSKIVELAAVEDDPQRRKPDISRAKKYLDWEPKVPLSEGLEQTVAYFRKELQRTKHSQKDEFETKTKASLKNDHDIIEQL from the exons ATGTTCCTCACGCAGCGCAAGATGAAACAAGCCGCGTTTTTCATCGTATGCGTTCTATTGG GCTTTTACAAAGGCTGGGCAAAGACTGAGGAAGAACAATCTTTCAATGATAAACGGCTCCGCCAAATCAAGCAAAACGAGGACAGTTTGAACGAGATTGAACCTGAAGCCATTGAAAAGATGATGGAGATGGATAATGACGTTCCTTACATTGAGATAAATGATCTTCAAGAAGCAAATACTAGGATTCGTGAACTTGAGGATAAACTCCATCGGATCGAAGCAAAAATCGAAAGCCGAGTACCTAAAAATTTCCCGActgttaaatttttgaattacaaGAATCGAAAGCGAATTCTAGTCACTGGAGGGGCTGGTTTCGTTGGCTCGCATCTCGTTGATCGCCTAATGCTTGCCGGGCACGAAGTCATTGTCgcagataattttttcacgggTAGAAAACGAAACGTCGAGCACTGGGTGGGCcacgaaaattttgaactgGTTCATCATGATATTGTTAGACCTCTTTACTTAGAGGTGGACGAAATTTATCACTTAGCTAGTCCTGCAAGTCCACCGCATTATATGCATAATCCAGTAAAGACAATTAAGACTAACACCGTTGGGACTATTAATATGTtag GACTGGCGAAAAGAGTTGGTGCTAGGGTCCTTATTGCTAGTACATCAGAGGTTTATGGCGATCCTGACGAACATCCTCAGTCTGAAACATATTGGGGCCATGTTAATCCTATTG GACCCAGAGCCTGTTATGACGAGGGTAAGCGGGTAGCCGAAACGTTGAGCTACGCCTACATGAGACAGGAAGGAGTGTCAGTCCGCGTAGCTCGCATTTTCAACACCTTTGGTCCAAGGATGCACATGAACGATGGCAGAGTTgtgtcaaatttcattttgcagGCCTTGCAAAATGATTCCATCACAATTTACGGAAACGGAAAACAAACACGCTCGTTTCAGTACGTCTCTGACTTGGTTGATGGACTGGTGGCCCTGATGGGATCGAATTACACTTTGCCAGTAAACATAGGAAATCCCATTGAACATACAATCGAAG AGTTCGCGTCAATGATAAAAGAACTGGTTGGAGGGACCAGTAAAATCGTGGAGCTTGCGGCAGTTGAGGACGATCCGCAGAGAAGAAAACCGGACATTTCAAGAGCGAAAAAGTATTTGGACTGGGAGCCAAAAGTTCCATTGTCCGAGGGTCTTGAACAGACGGTTGCGTATTTTAGGAAAGAATTACAGAGGACGAAACACTCACAGaaagatgaatttgaaacaaagaCAAAGGCGTCGTTGAAGAACGACCACGACATAATCGAacagttgtaa